A genome region from Chlorobaculum tepidum TLS includes the following:
- a CDS encoding UbiA family prenyltransferase, which translates to MNKPLVVDLDGTLLRSDMLIESVLAYSKKGIRPVFHLPFWLLEGKAILKARLADRVDLSVEVLPYNTEVIDFIKQAKREQRQIVLATGTHKMFAEKIAEHLGLFDLVIATENGINLSARSKRDCLIDQFGEKGFDYIGNSHDDVVVWNAADKTYLADPEPGVKKKMDLQGGVARVFQTRQSSLRTFFRALRPHQWLKNLLLFIPLIASHQLTNITLIADALLAFVLFSMTASSGYLINDLLDLESDRYHPRKRNRPLASGELPILIGLISAPLLFLASLSASLILLSATFTISLVTYYLLSVVYSQYLKKIPLVDTIMLAGLYTVRILAGAFACSIIPTFWILAFSVFFFLSLAMLKRYAELLDLQTKGDTAKTSGRGYYPSDIQIIASLGTASGYLSILVLALYIQDARTIAMYKTHELIWLACPILLFWISRMWMLTHRGQMHDDPVLFAIKDRTSLITATLFACIFFLAILV; encoded by the coding sequence ATGAACAAACCGCTGGTTGTGGATCTTGACGGGACCCTTTTACGTTCGGACATGCTCATCGAGTCCGTGCTCGCCTATTCGAAAAAGGGAATCAGACCTGTGTTTCACCTTCCGTTCTGGCTGCTGGAGGGAAAAGCGATCCTGAAAGCCCGGCTTGCGGACAGGGTTGACCTGTCGGTTGAGGTACTGCCCTATAACACAGAGGTTATCGATTTCATCAAACAGGCAAAGCGGGAGCAGCGCCAGATCGTCCTTGCCACCGGCACACATAAGATGTTTGCCGAGAAGATCGCCGAACATTTGGGATTGTTCGATCTTGTCATCGCCACTGAAAACGGCATCAATCTGTCAGCGCGATCCAAAAGAGACTGCCTGATCGATCAGTTCGGTGAAAAGGGATTCGACTACATCGGCAATTCCCATGATGATGTGGTCGTCTGGAATGCGGCCGATAAGACCTACCTTGCCGATCCCGAGCCCGGAGTCAAAAAGAAGATGGACCTGCAAGGAGGCGTTGCCCGCGTTTTCCAAACGAGGCAAAGCTCGCTGCGAACCTTTTTCCGGGCCTTGCGTCCGCACCAGTGGCTAAAAAATCTGCTGCTCTTCATTCCGCTCATCGCTTCGCATCAGCTCACCAATATCACCCTGATCGCCGATGCGCTGCTGGCGTTCGTCCTTTTTTCGATGACCGCATCGAGCGGCTACCTGATCAACGACCTGCTCGATCTGGAAAGCGACCGATACCATCCCAGAAAACGCAACCGGCCGCTCGCTTCGGGCGAACTGCCAATTCTGATTGGACTGATTTCAGCTCCGCTGCTTTTCCTGGCTTCATTATCCGCATCGCTGATACTGTTATCCGCGACATTCACGATTTCGCTCGTCACCTATTACCTGCTGAGCGTTGTCTATTCCCAGTACCTGAAAAAAATCCCTCTGGTTGACACCATCATGCTCGCCGGTCTTTATACCGTGCGGATTCTTGCTGGTGCATTTGCCTGCTCTATTATACCGACATTCTGGATACTCGCATTCTCCGTCTTCTTTTTCCTCAGCCTTGCCATGCTCAAACGCTATGCTGAATTACTGGATCTGCAGACAAAAGGCGATACGGCAAAAACCAGCGGCCGCGGCTACTACCCCAGCGACATTCAAATCATCGCCAGTCTCGGTACGGCCTCGGGATACCTGTCAATACTGGTGCTTGCGCTGTACATCCAGGATGCCAGAACCATTGCGATGTACAAAACTCATGAGCTGATCTGGCTTGCCTGCCCTATCCTGCTTTTCTGGATCAGCCGCATGTGGATGCTCACTCACCGTGGCCAGATGCACGATGATCCTGTCCTGTTTGCCATCAAAGATCGCACAAGCCTGATAACCGCCACCCTTTTTGCGTGTATATTTTTCCTGGCCATTCTTGTTTAA
- a CDS encoding GtrA family protein, with product MKISTLYTLFAILATAANIEVQDISIRYYSGQYAIAISVGLGTLAGLLLKYMLDKRYIFRFKAENPIHDTRTFLLYSMMGAVTTLIFWGFEFGFNHLYHTKESRYLGAVIGLAIGYASKYQLDKRFVFKQEGAS from the coding sequence ATGAAAATTTCTACGTTGTACACTCTCTTTGCCATATTGGCGACCGCCGCAAATATAGAAGTTCAGGATATATCTATCAGATACTATTCCGGCCAGTATGCCATAGCCATTTCAGTTGGCTTAGGCACTCTTGCCGGTCTGTTGCTCAAATACATGCTTGACAAGCGCTATATCTTTCGGTTTAAAGCTGAAAACCCGATTCATGACACCCGGACATTCCTACTTTATAGCATGATGGGAGCGGTCACCACACTGATTTTCTGGGGCTTTGAGTTCGGATTCAACCATCTTTACCACACAAAAGAGTCAAGATATCTTGGTGCCGTTATCGGCCTTGCGATCGGATACGCATCAAAATACCAGCTCGACAAGCGATTTGTTTTTAAACAGGAGGGCGCTTCATGA
- a CDS encoding FAD-binding oxidoreductase, whose translation MNTSGWGKYPEIEAQVLTPSSEKALQDLIGTGSYDGVTPRGLGRSYGDSSLGKLMVKTLRLNHMLSFELQSGLLHCQSGVSLAEILEVFVPRGWFLPVTPGTKLVTVGGAIASDIHGKNHHIDGCFCDHVDFLDLLTGSGEIIRCSPHEQAQLFHATCGGMGLTGIILSAAIRLTPIKSAYIDQVTFKSANLGESFELFEKQAEQPYSVAWIDCISSGDKLGRSLLMTGKHAQHGALAAHHNPGLSVPLDLPSFILNPYSIKAFNTLYYHKARQRETHATVHYDPFFYPLDGIGHWNRMYGKNGFTQYQFVIPKEAGLQAMDLILRTIVNSKKGSFLAVLKAFGKENRNLLSFPMEGYTLALDFKIEPDLFPLLDRLDAMVLDHGGRLYLTKDARMNAETFRKCYPKWEQFQNIRQQYGARHTFLSMQSQRLGLD comes from the coding sequence ATGAACACGTCCGGATGGGGAAAATACCCTGAAATTGAGGCACAAGTACTGACCCCTTCTTCCGAAAAAGCACTGCAAGACCTCATCGGAACCGGAAGTTATGATGGCGTTACGCCGCGAGGACTTGGGCGGAGTTATGGTGACAGCTCACTCGGCAAGCTGATGGTAAAAACGCTCCGTTTGAACCATATGCTCTCTTTTGAGCTGCAATCGGGTCTGCTTCATTGTCAGTCAGGCGTCAGCCTCGCCGAAATTCTGGAAGTTTTCGTGCCGCGTGGCTGGTTTTTACCGGTAACACCCGGCACAAAACTGGTGACTGTTGGCGGGGCCATCGCCAGTGACATCCACGGAAAAAATCACCACATCGACGGCTGCTTCTGTGATCACGTCGATTTTCTTGATCTCCTGACCGGCTCAGGGGAGATCATCCGCTGCTCTCCTCATGAGCAGGCGCAACTCTTCCATGCGACCTGTGGCGGCATGGGACTTACCGGAATCATCCTTTCAGCAGCGATTCGCCTCACACCAATAAAAAGCGCTTACATCGACCAGGTCACCTTCAAATCAGCCAACCTCGGAGAAAGTTTTGAACTCTTTGAAAAACAGGCTGAACAGCCCTATTCCGTAGCCTGGATCGATTGTATCTCCAGCGGTGACAAGCTTGGCCGGTCACTGCTCATGACCGGCAAGCACGCACAGCATGGAGCACTTGCCGCCCATCATAATCCAGGGCTTTCGGTACCTCTTGACCTGCCGTCGTTCATCCTGAATCCATACTCCATAAAAGCATTCAATACACTGTACTATCACAAAGCAAGGCAACGGGAAACGCATGCAACGGTTCATTACGATCCGTTTTTTTATCCGCTTGACGGCATTGGTCACTGGAACCGGATGTATGGCAAAAACGGCTTTACCCAGTATCAGTTCGTCATTCCGAAAGAGGCCGGCCTACAGGCCATGGACTTGATTCTTCGTACCATTGTGAACTCGAAAAAAGGCTCATTTCTTGCCGTGCTCAAAGCATTCGGCAAAGAGAACCGGAACCTGCTGAGCTTTCCAATGGAAGGTTATACCCTGGCTCTCGATTTTAAAATCGAGCCGGATCTGTTTCCGCTTCTGGACCGGCTTGATGCCATGGTACTCGATCATGGGGGCAGGCTCTATCTGACAAAAGACGCAAGGATGAACGCTGAAACCTTCAGAAAATGCTACCCAAAATGGGAACAGTTTCAGAATATCAGGCAGCAATATGGTGCCCGACATACATTCCTCTCAATGCAATCACAACGCCTGGGACTTGACTAA